Proteins co-encoded in one Sphingopyxis sp. BE259 genomic window:
- a CDS encoding DUF1013 domain-containing protein: MPHATAAWLVDNTGLTFIQIAEYCGIHILEVQAIADETAATKYTGRDPVRAHELSMDEIEKGQNDPNYKLKMSKQAQDTIRRTRGPRYTPVSKRQDKPDGIAWILKNHPEVSDGAIGKLIGTTRNTIGAIRDRSHWNSANIVAKDPVTLGLCSQRELDALVAKAAKKAGIAAPTDNRLEGDREALLEELRAERTAANEARAAEEAAEAAGEA; encoded by the coding sequence ATGCCGCATGCGACCGCCGCCTGGCTGGTCGACAACACCGGCCTGACCTTTATCCAGATCGCCGAATATTGCGGCATCCATATCCTGGAAGTGCAGGCGATCGCCGACGAGACCGCCGCGACCAAATATACCGGCCGCGATCCCGTCCGCGCGCACGAACTGTCGATGGACGAAATCGAAAAGGGTCAGAACGATCCGAACTACAAGCTCAAGATGAGCAAGCAGGCGCAGGACACCATCCGCCGCACGCGCGGCCCGCGTTACACGCCGGTCAGCAAGCGCCAGGACAAGCCTGATGGCATTGCCTGGATCCTGAAGAATCACCCCGAGGTTTCGGACGGTGCGATCGGCAAGCTGATCGGCACGACCCGCAACACGATCGGCGCGATCCGCGACCGCAGCCACTGGAACAGCGCCAATATCGTCGCCAAGGATCCGGTGACGCTGGGTCTGTGTTCGCAGCGCGAACTCGACGCGCTGGTCGCCAAGGCCGCGAAAAAGGCCGGCATCGCCGCGCCGACCGACAACCGGTTGGAGGGCGACCGCGAAGCGTTGCTCGAAGAACTGCGCGCCGAACGCACCGCTGCGAACGAAGCGCGCGCCGCCGAGGAAGCGGCCGAAGCGGCGGGCGAAGCCTGA
- a CDS encoding DUF481 domain-containing protein, which translates to MTSLPRLAALCLPLALVASPAGAAQELANPPQPNPALADPVLANPIPTALVPLDPPLPDAVRAMLDAAFAGGENDDVEAVVRIARMTNPGNVGEIDALLAFYRSGHPAVNPPDPVAEMLAAAMASGKDADVEAVAKLAKNTRPDDAGDIEARLAAYRAERQRLKDEAAAAARAKLAASKFWQNWKGEGQIGASQSSGNTKSAGLSAGIALARQGIDWTHKLRAQADYQRTNGRTSVERYIGEIEPQYRVNDRAFAFGLARWEHDRILGYDTRWNVSGGLGYKLVDTKTMSLSLKGGPAWRLTDFVRGETDSELTALGGIDFGWQLSPTLRLTQVASTIVGEANSSTSSLTALNAKLTGALSARIAYSAQIDTSPPPGIESVDTQTRFTLVYGF; encoded by the coding sequence GTGACCTCTCTCCCCCGACTGGCCGCGCTATGCCTGCCGCTCGCACTTGTCGCGTCCCCCGCCGGTGCGGCGCAGGAACTTGCGAACCCGCCGCAGCCGAACCCCGCGCTTGCCGATCCGGTGCTGGCCAACCCGATCCCGACCGCGCTGGTGCCGCTCGACCCGCCGTTGCCCGATGCTGTGCGCGCGATGCTCGACGCGGCTTTTGCCGGCGGCGAGAATGACGATGTCGAAGCCGTGGTCCGCATCGCGCGGATGACCAATCCCGGCAATGTCGGGGAAATCGACGCGCTGCTTGCCTTTTACCGCAGCGGGCATCCGGCGGTGAACCCGCCCGATCCGGTCGCCGAGATGCTCGCAGCCGCGATGGCCAGCGGCAAGGATGCCGACGTCGAGGCGGTAGCGAAGCTGGCGAAAAATACCCGGCCCGACGACGCGGGGGACATCGAGGCGCGACTGGCCGCCTATCGCGCCGAACGCCAGCGGCTGAAGGACGAGGCCGCCGCGGCGGCGCGCGCCAAGCTGGCGGCGTCGAAATTCTGGCAGAATTGGAAGGGCGAGGGACAGATCGGTGCGTCGCAGAGCAGCGGCAACACCAAATCGGCGGGGTTGAGCGCCGGGATCGCGCTGGCGCGGCAAGGTATCGACTGGACCCACAAGCTGCGCGCGCAGGCCGATTATCAGCGCACCAATGGCCGCACCTCGGTCGAGCGCTATATCGGCGAAATCGAACCGCAATATCGCGTCAACGACCGTGCCTTCGCCTTTGGGCTGGCGCGGTGGGAGCATGACCGCATCCTGGGATATGACACGCGCTGGAACGTGTCGGGCGGGCTCGGGTACAAGCTGGTGGATACCAAGACGATGTCGCTCAGCCTGAAGGGCGGCCCGGCGTGGCGGCTGACCGATTTTGTCCGCGGCGAAACCGACAGCGAATTGACCGCGCTGGGCGGGATCGATTTCGGCTGGCAATTGTCGCCGACACTGCGGCTGACGCAGGTGGCCTCGACGATCGTCGGCGAAGCGAACAGCTCGACCAGTTCGCTGACCGCGCTCAATGCCAAGCTGACCGGCGCGCTGTCGGCGCGCATCGCCTATTCGGCGCAGATCGACACCAGCCCGCCGCCGGGCATCGAAAGCGTCGACACCCAGACGCGGTTTACGCTGGTGTACGGCTTTTAG
- a CDS encoding MBL fold metallo-hydrolase, translating into MAGSDDDNIPAASGSPDASLTQDDSFTATSHAGLTYPWGDAAPGAGETIRIAPGISWARIPMPGSLGHINSWLLDDADDGVAIVDTGICLTMCSDAWKALYAGALNGKRITRVIGTHLHPDHIGLAGWIAKKQDVKLWMTRGEMLTARAIVADSSDTAPDEVLAQSRAAGWDDAAIETQRTRGWNMFQRMIFTLPRSYVRIEDGDRIDLGAHQWRVVTGSGHSPEHACLWNEREGVLVSGDQVLPRISSNVSVNITEPDADPLGEWLASIDKLLSVVPADVTVCPAHGEPFKGLHVRLMALRDEHRMRLYNLAEAAAKAPMRAVDSFPLLFNRPIGEHNQGLATGEALAHLKRLEVEGRVRREDRDGVWWYHGVA; encoded by the coding sequence ATGGCGGGCAGCGATGACGACAATATCCCGGCGGCCAGCGGCTCGCCGGACGCATCGCTGACCCAGGACGACAGCTTTACTGCGACCAGCCACGCCGGGCTGACCTACCCCTGGGGCGATGCCGCGCCGGGGGCGGGCGAGACGATCCGCATTGCGCCGGGGATCAGCTGGGCGCGCATCCCGATGCCGGGGTCGCTCGGCCATATCAACAGCTGGCTGCTCGACGATGCCGATGATGGCGTCGCAATCGTCGATACCGGCATCTGTCTGACCATGTGTTCGGACGCGTGGAAGGCGCTTTATGCCGGGGCGCTGAACGGCAAGCGCATCACCCGCGTGATAGGCACCCACCTGCACCCCGATCATATCGGCCTGGCGGGCTGGATCGCGAAAAAGCAGGATGTGAAGCTGTGGATGACGCGCGGCGAGATGCTGACCGCGCGGGCGATCGTCGCCGATTCGTCGGACACCGCGCCCGACGAGGTGCTGGCGCAATCGCGCGCCGCGGGTTGGGACGACGCCGCGATCGAGACGCAGCGCACGCGCGGCTGGAATATGTTCCAGCGCATGATCTTCACCCTGCCGCGCAGCTATGTGCGGATCGAGGACGGCGACCGCATCGACCTGGGTGCCCACCAGTGGCGCGTCGTCACCGGGTCAGGGCACAGCCCCGAACATGCGTGCCTGTGGAACGAGCGCGAGGGCGTGCTGGTGTCGGGCGACCAGGTGCTGCCGCGGATCAGCTCGAACGTGTCGGTCAACATCACCGAACCCGACGCCGATCCGCTGGGCGAATGGCTGGCGTCGATCGACAAGCTGCTGAGCGTCGTACCCGCCGACGTCACCGTCTGCCCCGCGCATGGCGAGCCGTTCAAGGGGCTGCACGTCCGGTTGATGGCGCTGCGCGACGAACATCGGATGCGGCTTTATAATCTGGCCGAGGCTGCGGCCAAGGCGCCCATGCGTGCAGTTGACAGCTTCCCCCTGTTGTTCAACCGTCCGATCGGCGAGCATAATCAGGGGCTGGCGACCGGCGAGGCGCTGGCGCATCTGAAACGGCTGGAGGTCGAAGGCCGCGTCCGTCGCGAAGACCGCGACGGGGTCTGGTGGTATCACGGGGTGGCGTAG
- a CDS encoding NAD(P)-dependent alcohol dehydrogenase, producing the protein MRAVQLRAPASLDNLTLIDLADPGDPGPGEIRVRLAASSLNFHDYAVVMGMIPAAEGRIPMSDGAGTVETVGEGVTQFKVGDTVVSIFFPDWIDGAPPATAFRGVPGDGIDGYAREVVVTPQHWFTRVPQGYSAAEAATLTCAGLTAWRALFVDGATQPGSTVLVQGSGGVSVFALQFAKAAGARVIATSSSDAKLERLKALGADELINYKEVPAWGAKALELTGGRGVDTVVEIGGAGTLDQSMMATRVGGHVALIGVLTGFAGPVQTGLLMAKNLRVQGLTVGSRRQQLDMIAGIETNGIRPIISDHFPLDRLADAFRHQAANAHFGKIVVDI; encoded by the coding sequence ATGCGAGCGGTCCAGCTTCGCGCGCCCGCCTCGCTCGATAATCTGACGCTGATCGACCTCGCCGACCCGGGCGATCCGGGGCCGGGCGAGATCCGCGTTCGGCTGGCCGCCTCGTCGCTCAACTTCCACGACTATGCCGTGGTGATGGGGATGATCCCCGCCGCCGAGGGACGCATCCCGATGTCGGACGGCGCCGGGACCGTCGAGACGGTGGGCGAGGGGGTCACGCAGTTCAAAGTCGGCGACACCGTCGTATCGATCTTCTTCCCCGACTGGATCGATGGCGCGCCGCCCGCGACCGCGTTCCGCGGCGTACCGGGCGACGGGATCGACGGCTATGCGCGCGAAGTGGTGGTGACGCCGCAACATTGGTTCACGCGCGTCCCGCAGGGGTATAGCGCCGCCGAGGCCGCGACGCTGACCTGCGCCGGGCTGACCGCGTGGCGCGCCTTGTTCGTCGACGGCGCGACGCAGCCCGGGTCGACGGTGCTGGTGCAGGGCAGCGGCGGGGTGTCGGTGTTCGCGCTGCAATTCGCCAAGGCCGCGGGTGCGCGGGTGATCGCGACCAGCTCGTCCGACGCCAAGCTCGAACGGCTGAAAGCACTCGGCGCCGATGAGCTGATCAATTATAAGGAGGTTCCCGCATGGGGCGCCAAGGCGCTCGAACTGACCGGCGGGCGCGGCGTGGATACGGTGGTCGAAATCGGCGGTGCAGGCACGCTCGACCAGTCGATGATGGCGACGCGCGTCGGCGGCCATGTCGCGCTGATCGGCGTCCTCACAGGCTTCGCCGGACCGGTGCAGACCGGCCTGCTGATGGCAAAAAACCTGCGCGTGCAGGGTCTGACGGTGGGCAGCCGCCGGCAACAGCTCGACATGATCGCCGGGATCGAGACGAACGGAATTCGCCCGATCATCAGCGACCATTTCCCCCTCGACCGC
- a CDS encoding D-aminoacylase, producing MFDLVIRGGTVVDGTGGAPFAADVAVDGDRIVAVGENLGVGREEIDASGKIVTPGFVDVHTHYDGQATWDAEMAPSSWHGVTTVVMGNCGVGFAPAKPDRHDWLISLMEGVEDIPGTALAEGVSWDWETFPEYMDALEKLPRTVDVACHVPHGAVRAYVLGDREKPGAIPTEADIAEMSRIVEEGVRAGALGFSTSRTVLHKSIDGELVPGTTATAEELIAIGRAMGRVGYGVFEMASDLKREWNEFQWMGDLSRETGLPVTFAALQSIAKELPLEEQIDEMRRQNATGANIVAQIALRGNGIIMAWQGTVHPFRFKPAWNEIIDLPWEAQLAKLKDPAFKARMIGEDNVWPDSDIIDFLKIVAEGWPVHFEMDPDFNYEPKMDESIAGRAAAAGVSPAEYAYDLLMKDDGKGFIYFPILNYRDGNLNFLEDLQASDDTVNSLSDGGAHCGTICDAASPTFMLQHWVRDRAGKRIALEHAVKRQCRDTALLYGLEDRGVLAPGYLADLNVIDMDAIKLGKPWLAFDLPAGGKRLLQKADGYVATIKSGEVTFREGTMQGPTPGGVIRGPQRVEMAMAAE from the coding sequence ATGTTTGATCTGGTGATACGCGGCGGCACCGTCGTCGATGGGACGGGCGGTGCGCCCTTCGCCGCCGATGTCGCGGTCGATGGCGACCGCATCGTCGCGGTCGGCGAAAATCTGGGCGTGGGGCGCGAAGAAATCGACGCCAGCGGCAAGATCGTCACCCCCGGCTTTGTCGACGTCCACACCCATTATGACGGGCAGGCGACGTGGGATGCCGAAATGGCGCCGTCGAGCTGGCACGGCGTCACCACCGTCGTCATGGGCAATTGCGGCGTCGGCTTCGCCCCCGCCAAACCCGACCGCCACGACTGGCTGATCTCGCTGATGGAAGGCGTCGAGGATATCCCCGGCACTGCGCTGGCCGAGGGTGTGTCGTGGGACTGGGAAACCTTCCCCGAATATATGGACGCGCTCGAAAAACTGCCGCGCACCGTCGATGTGGCGTGCCACGTTCCGCACGGCGCAGTGCGTGCCTATGTGCTTGGCGACCGCGAAAAACCCGGCGCGATCCCCACCGAGGCGGACATCGCGGAGATGTCGCGGATCGTAGAGGAAGGCGTGCGCGCGGGTGCGCTTGGTTTCTCGACCAGCCGCACCGTGCTGCACAAATCGATCGACGGTGAACTCGTCCCCGGCACCACCGCGACCGCCGAGGAGCTGATCGCGATCGGCCGCGCGATGGGGCGGGTCGGTTACGGCGTGTTCGAAATGGCGAGCGATCTGAAGCGCGAGTGGAACGAGTTTCAGTGGATGGGCGACCTGTCGCGAGAAACCGGCCTGCCGGTGACCTTCGCGGCGCTGCAATCGATCGCCAAGGAACTGCCGCTCGAGGAACAGATCGACGAAATGCGGCGCCAGAATGCGACCGGTGCGAACATCGTCGCGCAGATCGCGCTGCGCGGCAACGGCATCATCATGGCGTGGCAGGGGACGGTGCATCCGTTCCGCTTCAAACCCGCATGGAACGAGATCATCGACCTGCCGTGGGAGGCGCAGCTCGCGAAGCTGAAAGACCCCGCGTTCAAGGCGCGGATGATCGGAGAGGACAATGTCTGGCCCGACAGCGACATCATCGATTTCCTGAAAATCGTCGCCGAGGGCTGGCCGGTCCATTTCGAAATGGACCCCGACTTCAACTACGAACCAAAGATGGACGAAAGCATCGCCGGGCGCGCCGCGGCGGCGGGCGTGTCGCCAGCCGAATATGCCTATGACCTGTTGATGAAGGACGATGGCAAGGGCTTCATCTATTTCCCGATCCTCAACTACCGCGACGGGAACCTGAATTTCCTGGAGGATTTGCAGGCGTCGGACGACACGGTGAACAGCCTGTCCGACGGCGGCGCGCATTGCGGGACGATCTGCGACGCGGCGTCGCCGACCTTCATGCTCCAGCATTGGGTCCGCGACCGCGCAGGCAAGCGCATCGCGCTCGAACATGCAGTCAAGCGCCAGTGCCGCGATACCGCTTTGCTCTATGGGCTCGAGGATCGCGGCGTGCTGGCGCCGGGCTATCTCGCCGATTTGAACGTCATCGATATGGATGCGATCAAGCTCGGCAAACCTTGGCTGGCGTTCGATCTGCCCGCGGGCGGCAAGCGCCTGCTGCAAAAAGCCGACGGCTATGTCGCGACGATCAAGTCGGGCGAAGTCACCTTCCGCGAGGGCACAATGCAGGGGCCGACCCCCGGCGGCGTGATCCGCGGTCCGCAGCGCGTCGAAATGGCGATGGCGGCGGAATGA
- a CDS encoding DUF1192 domain-containing protein, translating to MDDDDLPRRRDDILAALAKQPLDPLSLAELDDRIATLVGEIERVKAHRAAATSHKAIAESLFKKG from the coding sequence ATGGATGATGACGACCTTCCCCGCCGCCGCGACGACATTCTCGCGGCGCTGGCCAAACAACCGCTCGATCCGCTGTCGCTGGCCGAACTCGATGACCGTATCGCGACGCTCGTGGGCGAGATCGAGCGCGTCAAGGCGCACCGCGCCGCTGCGACCAGCCACAAGGCGATCGCCGAGTCCCTGTTCAAGAAGGGCTAG
- a CDS encoding methyltransferase has product MIRPLTLALLLALSATPLAAKEVAATDYAAALADPARPAADRERDAARKPAELLAFAQIAPDEQVGDFVMGGGYVTRLLAAAVGPAGKVHAFQPAEFIAFKAQYGTDQAAVDSAYANVDAVAGPFAAPAFAVPLDTIITVQNFHDLYLKPFPEGTGDKASAALFAALKPGGTLVIVDHSAADGTGTSLADSLHRIDKAAVVAALTKAGFKLEAESDIYRRADDPRTTNVFDPAIRGKTDQFALRFRKPA; this is encoded by the coding sequence ATGATCCGTCCGCTTACCCTCGCCCTGCTGCTCGCCCTGTCGGCGACCCCACTTGCCGCCAAAGAGGTCGCGGCGACCGACTACGCCGCCGCGCTAGCCGATCCGGCGCGCCCCGCCGCCGACCGCGAACGCGATGCCGCGCGCAAGCCCGCCGAACTGCTCGCATTCGCGCAGATCGCACCGGACGAACAGGTCGGCGATTTTGTCATGGGCGGCGGCTATGTCACCCGCCTGCTCGCCGCCGCGGTCGGCCCGGCGGGCAAGGTCCACGCCTTCCAGCCCGCCGAGTTCATCGCGTTCAAGGCGCAATATGGCACCGATCAGGCCGCGGTCGATTCCGCCTATGCCAATGTCGACGCCGTCGCGGGTCCGTTCGCGGCGCCCGCCTTTGCCGTACCGCTCGACACGATCATCACGGTGCAGAATTTTCACGATCTGTATCTGAAACCCTTTCCCGAAGGCACTGGCGACAAGGCAAGCGCGGCGCTGTTCGCCGCGCTCAAGCCCGGCGGAACGCTGGTGATCGTCGACCACAGCGCCGCGGACGGAACGGGGACATCGCTGGCCGATAGTCTGCACCGGATCGACAAGGCGGCGGTTGTCGCGGCGCTGACCAAGGCCGGGTTCAAGCTCGAAGCCGAGAGCGACATCTACCGCCGCGCCGACGACCCGCGCACGACGAACGTGTTCGATCCCGCGATCCGCGGCAAGACCGACCAGTTTGCGCTGCGCTTCCGCAAACCCGCCTGA
- a CDS encoding NAD(P)H-quinone oxidoreductase, translating to MTSLPASMTAVAISAPGGPEMLVPEQRPVPQPAAGEVLIRVAAAGVNRPDVLQRMGYYPPPSGASDLPGLEIAGTVVAVGPGSDPELLGQAVCALVAGGGYAEYCVAPVGSCLPVPKGFAMTEAAALPETVFTVWHNLFERAWVKDGDTVLVHGGTSGIGTTAIGLCKLFDIRVVVTCGSADKCAAALALGADLAVDYSTEDYVEAVKTFTGGRGVDAVLDMVGGDYLPRNLACLAEDGRHVTIAFQRGMKVEIDIADVMRRRLTLTGSTLRARSADFKAALADEIHRTLWPRLAESGWKPAMDQIFPLAEASAAHARMQAGDHVGKIVLMVA from the coding sequence GTGACCAGCCTGCCAGCGAGCATGACCGCCGTCGCCATCAGCGCGCCCGGCGGTCCCGAGATGTTGGTGCCCGAACAGCGCCCGGTGCCGCAGCCCGCGGCGGGCGAGGTGCTGATCCGCGTCGCCGCCGCCGGTGTCAACCGACCCGACGTGCTGCAACGCATGGGCTATTACCCACCGCCGTCGGGGGCGTCGGACCTGCCGGGGCTGGAAATCGCCGGAACGGTCGTGGCGGTCGGACCGGGGAGCGATCCTGAACTGTTGGGGCAGGCGGTGTGCGCTTTGGTAGCGGGCGGCGGCTATGCCGAATATTGCGTGGCGCCCGTCGGCAGCTGCCTGCCGGTGCCCAAGGGCTTTGCGATGACCGAGGCCGCGGCGCTGCCCGAGACCGTATTCACCGTCTGGCACAATCTGTTCGAGCGAGCGTGGGTGAAAGACGGCGATACGGTGCTCGTCCATGGCGGCACCAGCGGCATCGGGACGACCGCGATCGGCCTGTGCAAACTGTTCGATATCCGGGTCGTCGTGACCTGTGGCAGCGCCGACAAATGCGCCGCCGCGCTGGCGCTCGGCGCCGATCTGGCGGTCGATTATTCGACCGAGGATTATGTCGAGGCGGTCAAGACGTTCACCGGCGGACGCGGGGTCGATGCCGTGCTGGACATGGTCGGCGGCGATTATCTGCCGCGTAATCTGGCGTGCCTGGCCGAGGACGGGCGGCATGTGACGATCGCTTTCCAGCGCGGGATGAAGGTCGAGATCGACATCGCCGACGTGATGCGCCGCCGCCTGACCCTGACCGGATCGACGCTGCGCGCCCGCAGCGCCGACTTCAAGGCGGCGCTGGCCGACGAGATTCACCGCACCCTGTGGCCGCGACTGGCCGAGAGCGGCTGGAAACCCGCGATGGACCAGATTTTTCCGCTGGCCGAAGCCAGCGCCGCGCACGCCCGGATGCAGGCCGGCGACCATGTCGGCAAGATCGTGCTGATGGTAGCATAG
- a CDS encoding phosphotransferase family protein, translated as MSSLSHALPGLMTRIVGPGELTGLVRLSGGANMESWAFDWTGPGGAGGYVLRRAPSADYMAGRPYGHADEAALVIAAHSAGVKAPQVVGVLTDGDGIGTGYVMRRVIAEVNPAKILPDPPPSLLADLGRELARIHAIPADAIPAAIPLMDTGAALAELKARFLDYGGDRPVIALAIRWCEEHLPLPADPVLVHGDYRMGNIMVNGDGLAAVLDWELAHRGDAHEDLAFGCMTVWRFGQLDRTAFGVGSLAEYFAAYEAAGGGPVDPDRFRFWLVYRTLWWALGCLQMGQAWRSGADPTVERVVVGRRTAEQELDLLLLLETEAPEVERGRALPLSPAAAAAPTGEPTNGEIVRAVRDWLGAAIKPGAAGHAKFQAAVAMNALGIVIRDLDAGTRAEDRALADALLSGAMTLGETGLLAKLRRAVLDKCAVDSPKYAARARACETWGGQE; from the coding sequence ATGAGCAGCCTGAGTCACGCGCTTCCCGGCTTGATGACCCGCATTGTCGGCCCCGGTGAATTGACCGGTCTCGTCCGTTTGTCGGGCGGCGCCAATATGGAAAGCTGGGCGTTCGACTGGACCGGGCCAGGCGGGGCGGGCGGCTATGTCCTGCGCCGCGCGCCGTCGGCGGATTATATGGCGGGGCGGCCCTATGGCCATGCCGACGAGGCGGCGCTGGTGATCGCCGCCCATTCGGCAGGCGTGAAGGCGCCCCAGGTTGTCGGGGTGCTGACGGACGGCGACGGCATCGGCACCGGCTATGTGATGCGGCGGGTGATCGCCGAGGTGAACCCTGCAAAGATATTGCCCGATCCGCCGCCGTCGCTGCTCGCCGACCTCGGCCGCGAGTTGGCGCGCATTCATGCGATTCCGGCAGACGCCATCCCCGCCGCGATCCCGCTGATGGACACCGGCGCGGCGCTGGCCGAGCTGAAGGCGCGTTTTCTGGACTATGGCGGCGACCGGCCGGTGATCGCGTTGGCGATCCGCTGGTGCGAGGAGCATCTGCCGCTGCCTGCCGACCCGGTGCTGGTGCATGGCGATTACCGGATGGGCAATATCATGGTCAATGGAGACGGGCTGGCGGCCGTGCTCGACTGGGAGTTGGCGCATCGCGGCGACGCGCATGAGGATCTGGCTTTCGGTTGCATGACGGTGTGGCGATTCGGCCAGCTCGATCGAACCGCGTTCGGAGTCGGCAGCCTCGCCGAATATTTCGCGGCCTATGAAGCGGCGGGCGGCGGGCCGGTGGATCCCGACCGCTTTCGTTTCTGGCTGGTCTACCGGACCCTGTGGTGGGCGCTGGGCTGCTTGCAGATGGGGCAGGCGTGGCGCAGCGGCGCCGATCCGACGGTCGAGCGCGTCGTCGTCGGGCGGCGCACCGCCGAGCAAGAGCTCGACCTGTTGCTGTTGCTGGAGACGGAAGCGCCGGAGGTCGAGCGGGGCAGGGCGTTGCCGCTATCGCCTGCTGCCGCCGCGGCGCCGACGGGCGAGCCGACCAATGGCGAGATCGTGCGGGCGGTGCGCGACTGGCTGGGCGCGGCGATCAAGCCCGGCGCTGCGGGCCACGCGAAGTTTCAGGCCGCGGTAGCGATGAACGCCCTGGGGATCGTGATTCGCGACCTGGATGCCGGAACGCGTGCCGAAGATCGGGCGCTGGCCGATGCGCTGCTGAGCGGCGCGATGACCCTCGGCGAAACCGGGTTGCTCGCGAAACTGCGCCGCGCGGTGCTCGACAAATGCGCCGTCGACAGCCCGAAATATGCGGCGCGTGCGCGCGCCTGCGAAACCTGGGGCGGCCAAGAATAA
- a CDS encoding alkylphosphonate utilization protein — MADDDYVYDEVSGEWLSAADLAARAAADAAGPEVRDAVGNLLSDGDSVVLVKDLTVKGAGQTLKVGTVIKSIRLTGDAQEIDCRHDGIKGLVLRAEFVRKR, encoded by the coding sequence ATGGCCGACGACGATTATGTCTATGACGAGGTGAGCGGCGAATGGTTGTCCGCCGCCGACCTCGCCGCACGCGCCGCCGCCGATGCCGCGGGACCGGAGGTGCGCGATGCGGTCGGCAACCTGCTGAGCGATGGGGATTCGGTTGTGCTGGTCAAGGATCTGACCGTCAAGGGCGCGGGGCAGACGTTGAAGGTCGGCACCGTGATCAAATCGATCCGCCTGACCGGCGACGCACAGGAAATCGACTGCCGTCACGACGGGATCAAGGGGCTGGTGCTGCGGGCGGAATTTGTGCGGAAGCGGTAG
- a CDS encoding acyl-CoA dehydrogenase family protein — protein sequence MDFAMPAELQAYLDELDDFIDAEIKPLEEADDNIRFFDHRREHARTDWDNQGLPRHDWEQLLRAATRKADAAGHWRFSAPKKYGGQDGSNLWMAVIREHFAAKGLGLHNDLQNEHSIVGNFPFVEMFEQFATSEEQKQEFILGGFEGKRRTAFGLTEPDHGSDATHMETRGVRETRDGIDGWRIDGRKMWITGMHVATHCATFCRTDGQDGDAKGITCLLVPTGTPGMTVDEYMWTFNMPTDHPRMTFDNVWVPDSARLGPVGGGLSIAQSFVHQNRIRQAASSLGAAVFCIEESVKYARTRKPFGEALARNQAIQFPLVELATQAEMLRLLIRKTAWDMDNTPHKEIEHTLSDKVSMCNYWANRLCCEAADRAMQVHGGIGYSRHKPFEHIYRHHRRYRITEGAEEIQMRKVGAYLFGYLGPRKGTLG from the coding sequence ATGGATTTTGCGATGCCCGCCGAGTTGCAGGCGTATCTGGACGAACTCGATGACTTCATCGACGCCGAGATCAAGCCGCTGGAGGAGGCCGACGACAATATCCGGTTTTTCGACCACCGCCGCGAACATGCGCGCACCGATTGGGACAATCAGGGGCTGCCGCGCCACGACTGGGAACAATTGCTGCGCGCCGCGACGCGCAAGGCCGATGCGGCGGGGCATTGGCGCTTCTCGGCGCCAAAGAAATATGGCGGCCAAGACGGGTCGAACCTGTGGATGGCGGTGATCCGTGAGCATTTTGCGGCGAAGGGGCTGGGGCTGCACAACGACCTGCAGAACGAGCATAGCATCGTCGGCAATTTCCCGTTCGTGGAGATGTTCGAACAATTCGCTACGAGCGAGGAGCAGAAGCAGGAGTTCATCCTCGGCGGCTTCGAGGGCAAGCGGCGCACCGCGTTCGGGCTTACCGAGCCCGATCATGGCAGCGACGCGACGCATATGGAAACGCGCGGGGTGCGTGAGACGCGCGATGGGATCGACGGCTGGCGGATCGACGGGCGCAAGATGTGGATCACCGGGATGCATGTCGCCACCCACTGCGCGACCTTTTGCCGCACCGACGGTCAGGACGGCGATGCGAAGGGGATCACCTGCCTGCTCGTCCCCACCGGCACGCCGGGGATGACCGTCGACGAATATATGTGGACCTTCAACATGCCGACCGACCACCCGCGGATGACGTTCGACAATGTGTGGGTGCCCGACAGTGCGCGGCTCGGCCCGGTCGGCGGCGGGCTGTCGATCGCGCAGAGTTTTGTCCACCAGAACCGAATCCGCCAGGCGGCGTCATCGCTGGGCGCTGCGGTGTTCTGTATCGAGGAAAGCGTGAAATACGCCCGGACGCGCAAGCCGTTCGGCGAGGCGCTGGCGCGCAATCAGGCGATCCAGTTCCCGCTCGTCGAGCTGGCGACCCAGGCCGAAATGCTGCGCCTGCTGATCCGCAAGACCGCGTGGGACATGGACAATACCCCGCACAAGGAGATCGAGCATACGCTGTCGGACAAGGTCAGCATGTGCAATTATTGGGCGAACCGCCTGTGCTGCGAAGCCGCCGACCGCGCGATGCAGGTCCATGGCGGCATCGGCTATTCACGGCACAAGCCCTTCGAACATATCTATCGCCACCACCGCCGCTACCGCATCACCGAGGGCGCGGAGGAGATCCAGATGCGCAAGGTGGGGGCGTATTTGTTCGGCTATCTGGGGCCGCGGAAGGGGACGTTGGGGTAA